In Methylocystis echinoides, one genomic interval encodes:
- a CDS encoding efflux RND transporter periplasmic adaptor subunit, whose amino-acid sequence MGERAQIIRSQGKIFIPEGSPYRARVAVAPAQQKSISRSKLVTGTVEADPTRTVKILAPVAGRVAGLDVSLGDTVKKGQRLATIDSGDLAQAVADAEKARATVKLTKSALERAVGLNKAGGLALKELEQAQNDYHQATSELKRAEARLEVIGDSGTVSGQRQIVLTSPIDGTITSLDTAPGDFIDNATESMMTISNLEKVWVTASVQEKDLAFVQKDERVEVSLLAYPGEVFTGRVQVISQLLEADTRRNKVRISFDNPYGLFKLNMFATVRFYAPAAQSVVVPRSALFIVNDTTSVFIEVAPWTFQRRPVVIESDYEGSTIVRGLEPGQRIVVRGGVLLND is encoded by the coding sequence ATGGGCGAGCGGGCCCAGATCATTCGAAGCCAAGGCAAAATCTTTATTCCGGAGGGCTCGCCCTATCGGGCGCGCGTCGCCGTTGCGCCGGCGCAGCAAAAAAGCATTAGCCGCAGCAAATTGGTCACGGGGACCGTCGAGGCCGATCCGACCCGCACGGTGAAGATCTTGGCCCCGGTGGCCGGTCGCGTCGCGGGTCTCGACGTCTCGCTCGGCGACACCGTGAAAAAAGGGCAGCGCCTCGCCACGATCGACTCTGGCGACCTCGCCCAGGCTGTCGCGGACGCCGAGAAGGCCCGCGCCACCGTCAAGCTCACAAAGAGCGCCCTGGAGCGCGCGGTCGGCCTCAATAAGGCCGGCGGCCTGGCGCTCAAAGAGCTGGAACAGGCGCAGAACGACTACCATCAGGCGACGTCCGAACTGAAGCGCGCGGAGGCGCGTCTAGAAGTGATCGGCGACAGCGGGACGGTCTCCGGCCAGCGGCAGATCGTCCTGACCTCGCCGATCGACGGGACCATCACCTCGCTCGATACCGCGCCCGGCGATTTCATCGATAACGCCACCGAGTCGATGATGACCATCTCCAATCTGGAGAAAGTTTGGGTGACCGCCAGCGTTCAGGAGAAGGACCTCGCCTTCGTCCAGAAGGACGAACGCGTCGAGGTGTCGCTGCTCGCCTATCCCGGCGAGGTGTTCACCGGTCGCGTGCAAGTCATCAGCCAATTGCTGGAGGCCGATACGCGGCGCAACAAGGTGCGCATCTCCTTCGACAATCCCTATGGCTTGTTCAAGCTGAACATGTTCGCCACGGTGCGTTTCTACGCGCCCGCCGCCCAGAGCGTCGTCGTCCCGCGTTCCGCGCTCTTCATCGTCAACGACACGACGAGCGTCTTCATCGAAGTCGCGCCTTGGACCTTTCAGCGGCGGCCGGTGGTAATCGAGAGCGATTACGAAGGGTCGACCATCGTCCGGGGACTCGAGCCGGGTCAGCGCATCGTCGTGCGCGGCGGAGTTCTGCTCAATGATTGA
- a CDS encoding cytochrome c oxidase subunit 3, giving the protein MSDEALRRLPVGSVGHKPFGWWGMLTVVMTEGSLFAYLLFTYYYFVVQYGRIWIPEAPSLRLAGPNTVILLLSSAFVWWAEKSAARGKTKAQSLGLAIALLLGVVFLAIQVLEWRDKPFTLGSGSYGSAYFITTGFHMAHVVVGALMLAAVLLWSLLGYFDRERHAALSIAALYWHFVDLIWLTIFFTFYVTPYIG; this is encoded by the coding sequence ATGTCTGACGAAGCGCTTCGGCGACTCCCGGTCGGCAGCGTCGGTCACAAACCCTTCGGCTGGTGGGGCATGCTGACCGTCGTGATGACGGAAGGCTCTCTCTTCGCTTATCTGCTTTTCACCTATTACTACTTCGTCGTACAATACGGCCGCATATGGATTCCCGAGGCGCCGAGCCTGCGTCTTGCGGGACCGAACACGGTCATCCTGCTGTTGAGCAGCGCCTTCGTCTGGTGGGCGGAGAAAAGCGCGGCGCGCGGCAAAACCAAGGCGCAATCGCTGGGGCTCGCGATCGCCCTTCTCCTTGGCGTCGTCTTTCTCGCCATCCAAGTCCTCGAATGGCGCGACAAGCCCTTCACGCTTGGATCCGGCTCCTACGGCTCCGCCTATTTTATCACGACGGGCTTCCACATGGCCCATGTCGTCGTTGGCGCGCTCATGCTCGCGGCCGTTCTGCTGTGGTCTTTGCTCGGCTATTTTGATCGGGAAAGGCACGCGGCTTTGTCGATCGCTGCGCTCTACTGGCATTTCGTCGATCTGATCTGGCTGACGATCTTCTTCACCTTTTATGTCACGCCTTACATAGGATGA
- a CDS encoding substrate-binding domain-containing protein yields MRLKNPLCATCAALVLTLGGHNAAGADPNVLRICADPNNLPFSDASGNGLENKLAELVAREMGRTVSYVWWAQRRGFIRNTLKAGLCDVVMGVPTQYDPVATTRPYYRSSYVFVSREDRNIDVASLKDPRLRKLKIGVPLFGDDGMSAPPAHALGDQGIVGNVIGYSIYGDYRDAAPPARLIEAVERGDVELAAAWGPLAGYAALNSPVPLRVVSIENTEDFAPLQFSFDISMGVRKGDAALRQRLDDIIAHKGAEIDALLKRYGVPIASKGAR; encoded by the coding sequence ATGCGGCTGAAAAATCCACTGTGCGCCACATGCGCCGCACTCGTTTTAACGCTCGGCGGCCACAACGCCGCAGGCGCTGATCCGAATGTGCTGCGCATCTGTGCGGATCCGAATAATCTCCCCTTTTCGGACGCAAGTGGAAACGGCTTGGAGAACAAGCTTGCCGAACTCGTGGCGCGCGAGATGGGCCGGACAGTCTCTTACGTCTGGTGGGCGCAACGCCGCGGCTTCATCCGCAACACGCTCAAGGCGGGGCTCTGCGACGTCGTCATGGGTGTTCCGACACAGTATGACCCGGTCGCGACAACGCGTCCCTATTATCGCTCGAGCTATGTCTTCGTTTCGAGAGAGGACCGCAACATCGACGTCGCCTCGCTGAAGGATCCCCGGTTGCGCAAGCTGAAAATTGGGGTGCCTCTCTTTGGCGACGACGGCATGAGCGCGCCGCCCGCCCATGCCTTGGGCGACCAGGGCATCGTCGGCAACGTGATCGGCTATTCGATTTATGGCGATTATCGCGACGCCGCTCCGCCGGCGCGGTTGATTGAAGCGGTGGAAAGGGGAGACGTCGAGCTCGCGGCGGCATGGGGCCCGCTCGCGGGCTATGCGGCGCTCAATTCGCCTGTTCCGCTACGCGTCGTCTCGATCGAGAACACCGAGGACTTCGCGCCGCTGCAATTTTCCTTCGACATCTCCATGGGCGTGCGCAAAGGCGACGCCGCGTTGAGACAGCGGCTCGATGACATCATCGCGCACAAGGGGGCGGAGATCGACGCGTTGCTCAAGCGTTACGGCGTCCCCATCGCGTCCAAAGGCGCTCGCTAG
- the coxB gene encoding cytochrome c oxidase subunit II, giving the protein MPTPADPAMNYLEAFGEKAEAISLLTWALLILSIAVVAIIALLTAAGVTMRRTSLAAEDAKREPVLRPSGGLSWITVGVALSTLALFASMAWNAYTMAAVNRPPRAPALTIEVIGHQWWWQFRYKSDDPAQTFETANEAHIPIGAPVRLEVRTQDVIHSFWIPALGEKIDLIPSQTNVTWFEAEKPGVYRGQCAEYCGQQHAHMAIAVVAETPEAFQAWRVAQLHPAEAQQGGLIEGEALFQARCSACHTVRGTLAGGKLGPDLTHVASRLGIAANTLQNTTATLSGWIADPQRIKPGNKMPTLDLQASELGAIRRYVQSLK; this is encoded by the coding sequence ATGCCGACGCCCGCCGACCCGGCGATGAATTATCTTGAGGCTTTCGGCGAAAAGGCGGAGGCAATCTCGCTGCTGACCTGGGCGCTGCTGATCCTCTCAATTGCGGTCGTAGCCATCATCGCGTTGCTGACGGCGGCAGGCGTAACGATGCGACGGACGTCGCTCGCAGCCGAAGACGCGAAACGCGAACCGGTCCTTCGTCCCAGCGGCGGCCTCTCGTGGATCACCGTCGGCGTCGCGCTGTCGACGCTTGCGCTCTTCGCCTCCATGGCGTGGAACGCCTATACGATGGCTGCGGTCAACAGACCGCCGCGCGCCCCAGCGCTCACCATCGAAGTCATCGGCCATCAATGGTGGTGGCAGTTCCGCTACAAGAGCGACGATCCCGCGCAAACATTCGAGACCGCCAATGAAGCGCATATTCCGATCGGCGCGCCGGTGCGCCTGGAAGTCCGTACACAGGACGTCATCCATTCCTTCTGGATTCCAGCGCTCGGCGAGAAGATCGACCTAATTCCCAGTCAGACAAACGTAACCTGGTTCGAGGCCGAAAAGCCTGGCGTCTATCGCGGGCAATGCGCGGAATATTGTGGGCAGCAACACGCCCATATGGCGATCGCCGTCGTCGCCGAGACGCCGGAGGCCTTTCAGGCATGGCGCGTGGCGCAGCTGCACCCGGCCGAAGCGCAGCAAGGCGGCCTTATTGAAGGCGAGGCCCTGTTTCAGGCCCGCTGCAGCGCCTGCCACACGGTTCGCGGCACGCTCGCCGGCGGCAAGCTCGGACCCGATCTCACGCATGTTGCAAGTCGTCTCGGCATCGCAGCAAACACGCTGCAAAACACTACGGCGACTCTGAGCGGCTGGATTGCCGATCCGCAGCGGATCAAACCCGGAAACAAGATGCCGACGCTGGACTTGCAGGCCTCGGAACTCGGTGCGATCCGCCGCTACGTTCAAAGCTTGAAATAG
- a CDS encoding PQQ-dependent dehydrogenase, methanol/ethanol family, translated as MLEIPSLATVVSAAAARLGIALLASAFGAHAFAQQPLDALSSDARNWPMAPRDYANTRFSALDQINAGNVSKLKLAWTFSIGADRGQEAAPLVIDGVMYVVGPYDGPRPNQVFAIDAASGELKWSYAPKPDLAAKGVACCDVVNRGLAYDNGKIFLNTLDDHMVALDAQSGKELWVTKLGDINLGETITMAPLAVKGKVLAGNSGGEMGVRGWLTAVDQASGKIVWRAYSTGPDAETLVGGDFKPHYDWMKGKDLGVATWPADHWRTGGGTVWGWLSYDPETNLVFYGTGNPGPWNANQRPGDNLWTSTVFARDVDNGHAKWAYQMSPHDLWDHDEVNENILLELEIGGALRKVLIHPGRNGYMYVMDRATGEVLSADPYDTVTVYKGVDLKTGRIAPNDALAPVLNKTVENICPAPPGAKDWQPMAWSPRTKLLYVPHQHLCANFNASEVSYIAGTPFVGATVDMYAGPGGHRGEFLAWDPVKRAKAWAITEKLPVWSGALATAGDVVFYGTMDRLFKALDAKSGQLLWQFRGPSGFIGQPVTYVGRDGVQYVAILSGVGGWPGVVANAEIDPRVRNGALGFVGATQDLPLYTVGGSTLLVFSLGDAGAPPQQPAP; from the coding sequence ATGCTGGAAATTCCCTCGCTTGCGACTGTTGTGTCCGCCGCGGCGGCGCGGCTCGGCATCGCGCTTTTAGCGAGCGCGTTCGGCGCACATGCCTTCGCCCAGCAGCCCCTCGACGCGCTTTCCTCAGACGCCCGCAACTGGCCCATGGCGCCGCGCGATTACGCCAATACACGCTTCAGCGCTCTCGATCAGATCAACGCTGGCAATGTTTCGAAACTGAAACTGGCATGGACGTTTTCGATCGGCGCCGATCGCGGCCAGGAGGCGGCGCCGCTCGTGATCGACGGCGTCATGTATGTCGTGGGCCCTTACGATGGTCCGCGCCCCAATCAGGTGTTCGCGATCGACGCGGCCTCCGGCGAATTGAAATGGTCCTATGCGCCAAAGCCCGATCTCGCCGCGAAAGGGGTCGCCTGCTGCGACGTCGTCAACCGCGGCCTCGCCTATGACAATGGCAAGATCTTTCTCAATACGCTCGACGACCACATGGTCGCGCTCGATGCGCAGAGCGGGAAAGAACTCTGGGTGACGAAGCTCGGCGACATCAATCTCGGCGAGACGATCACCATGGCCCCGCTCGCCGTCAAAGGAAAAGTCCTGGCGGGCAATAGCGGCGGCGAAATGGGCGTGCGCGGCTGGCTCACGGCCGTCGATCAAGCGAGCGGGAAAATTGTCTGGCGCGCCTACTCAACCGGCCCTGACGCTGAAACGCTGGTCGGCGGGGATTTCAAGCCGCACTATGACTGGATGAAGGGAAAAGACCTCGGGGTGGCGACTTGGCCCGCCGACCACTGGCGCACCGGCGGCGGCACCGTGTGGGGATGGCTTTCCTATGATCCCGAGACCAATCTGGTGTTCTACGGCACGGGCAACCCAGGTCCGTGGAACGCCAACCAGCGTCCCGGCGACAACCTTTGGACAAGCACGGTCTTCGCCCGCGACGTCGACAACGGCCACGCCAAGTGGGCCTATCAGATGAGCCCGCACGATCTTTGGGACCACGACGAAGTCAATGAAAATATCCTGCTCGAACTGGAGATCGGCGGCGCCTTGCGCAAGGTTCTGATCCATCCCGGGCGCAATGGATATATGTATGTTATGGACCGGGCGACGGGCGAGGTCCTGTCGGCGGACCCTTACGATACGGTCACGGTCTATAAGGGGGTCGACCTCAAGACGGGCCGCATTGCGCCCAATGACGCGTTAGCGCCTGTCCTCAACAAGACGGTTGAAAACATCTGCCCCGCGCCGCCCGGCGCCAAGGACTGGCAGCCGATGGCCTGGTCGCCGCGGACGAAGCTGCTCTACGTTCCGCATCAGCATCTATGCGCCAATTTCAATGCGAGCGAAGTGAGCTATATCGCAGGAACGCCCTTCGTCGGCGCGACCGTCGACATGTATGCCGGACCGGGCGGGCATCGCGGCGAATTCCTCGCGTGGGACCCGGTCAAACGCGCCAAGGCGTGGGCGATCACTGAAAAACTTCCTGTCTGGAGCGGCGCCCTCGCGACCGCGGGCGACGTTGTCTTCTATGGAACGATGGACCGGCTGTTCAAAGCGCTCGACGCGAAGAGCGGCCAGTTGCTCTGGCAGTTTCGCGGTCCGTCCGGCTTCATCGGTCAGCCGGTGACGTATGTGGGGCGCGACGGCGTTCAATATGTCGCCATTCTCTCCGGCGTCGGAGGCTGGCCCGGCGTTGTCGCCAACGCCGAGATTGATCCGCGCGTACGCAATGGCGCGCTCGGCTTCGTGGGCGCCACGCAGGATTTGCCCCTCTACACCGTCGGCGGCAGCACGCTGCTCGTCTTCTCGCTGGGCGACGCCGGCGCGCCGCCCCAGCAGCCCGCGCCATGA
- the ctaD gene encoding cytochrome c oxidase subunit I, translated as MAVADSDRSLELQQSGAPARERLARIWEGEAGLRGWLSTVDHKEYGKRYIATAFIFLILGGLEALVMRVQLAGPNKTLLTPEQYNQLFSMHGLTMIFLYAQPVLSGFSVYLFPLLLGARDMAFPRLNAFSYWIYLFSGLFIYAGFVLGYGPNDGWFNYPPYASMRYNPGPNMDFYAIGMILFGVSSTAGAANFVVTFLRARAPGMSINRVPILTWGTVTASFGILFSVPAVSLAFFLLWTDRQFGTDFFNSGQGQPLLWQHLFWIFAHPWVYVVVLPAMGIVSDALPIFCRRPLVGYTVVVLATVATMVMGFGVWLHHMFATGIPYLALSFFSAASFVITIPSAVAVFAWIATIWTGRPVLSTAFLFFAGFIVMFTLGGVSGVMTAAAPADQQLTDTYFVVAHIHYVLIGINVLAVMGGLYVWFPKMTGRLLDERLGRWNFWTVFLGFNIAFLPMHWTGLAGMPRRIYTYPEGLGWTAVNVVTTIGAFILAAGVLLLLVNMYVSRRHGAAAGPDPWGGPTLEWATTSPPPTYNFAVIPAVASRHPLWEGSLDESGERSSLQRGMILDDGKEMLTTTALDAEPDAIQKMPPDTLAPLLAALAATALGAAALLHAWIGATIFTLLLFAALLVWLWPQRAMGQISEQAHV; from the coding sequence ATGGCTGTCGCCGATTCTGACCGCTCCCTCGAGCTGCAGCAATCGGGCGCTCCGGCGCGCGAGCGGCTTGCTCGAATATGGGAAGGCGAGGCCGGTCTGCGCGGTTGGCTTTCGACCGTAGACCATAAGGAATATGGCAAGCGCTATATCGCCACCGCCTTCATCTTTCTGATCCTTGGCGGGCTCGAGGCGCTCGTCATGCGCGTCCAGCTCGCCGGCCCCAACAAGACGCTGCTCACGCCGGAGCAATATAATCAGCTCTTTTCGATGCACGGCCTCACAATGATTTTTCTCTACGCGCAGCCCGTTCTCTCCGGCTTCAGCGTTTATCTCTTCCCTTTGCTTCTCGGCGCGCGCGACATGGCGTTTCCGAGACTGAACGCCTTCTCCTACTGGATCTATCTCTTCTCGGGACTTTTCATCTACGCCGGCTTTGTTTTGGGTTACGGGCCCAACGACGGCTGGTTCAATTATCCGCCTTATGCGTCGATGCGTTACAATCCCGGCCCCAACATGGATTTTTACGCTATCGGAATGATCCTGTTCGGCGTCTCCTCCACGGCGGGCGCGGCGAATTTCGTCGTCACCTTCCTGCGCGCCCGTGCGCCGGGCATGTCGATCAACCGCGTTCCCATCCTTACATGGGGAACGGTGACGGCCTCCTTCGGGATTCTCTTTTCCGTTCCCGCGGTCAGCCTCGCCTTCTTTCTCTTGTGGACGGATCGCCAGTTTGGGACGGATTTCTTCAACTCCGGACAAGGCCAGCCGCTTCTGTGGCAGCATCTTTTCTGGATATTCGCGCATCCTTGGGTCTATGTCGTCGTTCTTCCGGCGATGGGCATCGTCTCCGACGCGCTGCCAATCTTTTGTCGTCGCCCGCTCGTCGGCTATACGGTCGTGGTCCTCGCCACTGTCGCGACCATGGTGATGGGGTTCGGCGTCTGGCTGCACCATATGTTCGCGACCGGCATTCCTTACCTCGCGCTTTCCTTCTTCAGCGCCGCCTCCTTCGTGATCACCATTCCGAGCGCGGTGGCGGTTTTCGCCTGGATCGCCACCATCTGGACCGGGCGGCCGGTGCTCTCCACCGCCTTTCTCTTCTTCGCAGGATTCATCGTGATGTTTACGCTCGGCGGCGTCTCGGGCGTGATGACGGCGGCCGCGCCCGCCGATCAGCAGCTCACCGACACTTATTTCGTCGTCGCCCATATTCACTACGTCTTGATCGGCATCAATGTGCTTGCCGTGATGGGCGGGCTCTATGTCTGGTTCCCGAAAATGACCGGACGTCTTCTCGACGAACGCCTCGGCCGCTGGAATTTCTGGACCGTCTTTCTCGGCTTCAATATCGCCTTCTTGCCCATGCACTGGACAGGCCTCGCGGGCATGCCGCGACGGATTTACACTTACCCCGAAGGTCTCGGCTGGACGGCTGTCAATGTGGTGACGACCATCGGCGCCTTCATTTTGGCGGCGGGCGTTTTGCTGCTTTTGGTGAATATGTATGTAAGCCGCCGTCATGGCGCCGCGGCGGGACCCGATCCCTGGGGCGGGCCGACGCTCGAATGGGCGACGACTTCTCCGCCGCCGACTTATAATTTCGCCGTCATTCCGGCCGTCGCGAGCCGCCATCCGCTTTGGGAAGGCAGCCTCGACGAGAGTGGCGAGCGTTCTTCCCTCCAGCGCGGCATGATTCTCGACGACGGCAAGGAGATGCTCACGACGACGGCGCTCGACGCCGAGCCGGACGCCATCCAGAAAATGCCGCCCGATACGCTGGCGCCGCTTCTTGCCGCGCTCGCGGCGACGGCGCTCGGAGCGGCGGCGCTTCTTCACGCCTGGATCGGCGCGACGATCTTTACGCTCCTGCTCTTCGCCGCCCTTCTCGTCTGGCTTTGGCCGCAACGCGCGATGGGACAAATCTCGGAGCAGGCGCATGTCTGA
- a CDS encoding c-type cytochrome — MRRLSRFAVVTALSLAAASAPARPVRRHAPQPAPPAQQAPQPAAPVAPSPEAEKPQPPPTSGPAAQGAPVPPYASPRQILEAPVSTLLPGNTGPSPTIKNPVGGNPEAIQRGMSYFNTFNCSGCHAPNAGGGMGPSLSNKFFVYGGEPQNIYLSIYQGRPNGMPAWGAMLPENIIWDLVAYIHSISREPSSTWGQTVSHEAFNIEQVPAEFADTAAPWKETQRFSFGQKPSEKR; from the coding sequence ATGCGGCGTCTCTCTCGCTTCGCCGTTGTTACAGCCCTTAGTCTCGCCGCCGCCTCGGCGCCGGCGCGTCCCGTTCGTCGCCACGCGCCGCAACCTGCGCCGCCCGCGCAACAGGCGCCTCAACCCGCCGCGCCCGTGGCGCCCTCGCCCGAGGCGGAGAAGCCGCAGCCGCCGCCGACAAGTGGCCCAGCAGCGCAAGGCGCGCCTGTTCCGCCTTACGCCAGCCCTCGTCAAATACTGGAGGCGCCCGTCTCCACGCTCCTGCCCGGAAACACCGGCCCGAGCCCGACGATCAAAAACCCGGTTGGCGGCAATCCCGAAGCAATCCAGCGCGGGATGAGCTATTTCAATACGTTCAATTGCAGTGGTTGCCACGCGCCCAATGCCGGCGGCGGCATGGGCCCTTCGCTCAGCAACAAATTCTTCGTTTACGGCGGCGAACCGCAGAATATCTACCTGAGCATTTATCAGGGACGGCCGAACGGCATGCCCGCCTGGGGCGCCATGCTGCCCGAAAACATCATCTGGGATCTCGTCGCCTATATTCACAGCATCAGCCGCGAGCCGTCTTCGACATGGGGGCAGACCGTCTCGCATGAGGCGTTCAATATCGAACAGGTCCCCGCCGAATTTGCGGACACGGCGGCGCCCTGGAAGGAAACGCAGCGTTTCAGTTTCGGCCAGAAACCCAGCGAGAAACGCTGA